The Schizosaccharomyces pombe strain 972h- genome assembly, chromosome: I genome contains a region encoding:
- a CDS encoding NADPH-dependent aldo-keto reductase, producing the protein MSAEQKYFENAQNVHFTLADGSKIPGLGLGTWRSEPNQTKNAVKTALQYGYRHIDAAAIYGNEDEVGDGIKESGVPRKDIWVTSKLWCNAHAPEAVPKALEKTLKDLKLDYLDEYLIHWPVSFKTGEDKFPKDKDGNLIYEKNPIEETWKAMEKLLETGKVRHIGLSNFNDTNLERILKVAKVKPAVHQMELHPFLPQTEFVEKHKKLGIHVTAYSPFGNQNTIYESKIPKLIEHETIQKIAKSKGEGVTGATIAVSWAITRGTSVIPKSVNEQRIKSNFKYIPLTKEDMDEINSIGIRARFNQATFSNEPVFAGLEDGRT; encoded by the coding sequence ATGTCTGCTGAACAAAAGTATTTCGAAAACGCTCAAAACGTTCATTTCACACTTGCTGATGGCAGCAAAATCCCCGGTTTGGGATTGGGTACCTGGAGATCGGAGCCCAATCAAACTAAAAATGCCGTAAAGACTGCCTTACAATATGGCTATCGCCATATTGATGCAGCAGCCATCTACGGTAACGAGGATGAAGTAGGTGATGGCATTAAAGAGAGTGGTGTTCCTCGCAAGGACATTTGGGTTACCTCGAAGCTTTGGTGTAATGCTCACGCTCCCGAGGCAGTTCCCAAGGCTTTAGAGAAGACATTGAAAGACTTAAAGTTAGACTACTTGGATGAATATCTTATCCATTGGCCTGTCAGCTTTAAGACTGGTGAGGATAAATTCCCCAAAGACAAGGATGGAAATCTCATTTACGAGAAAAACCCCATTGAGGAAACCTGGAAGGCAATGGAGAAGCTTTTGGAAACTGGCAAGGTACGTCACATTGGTCTTTCCAACTTCAACGATACAAACTTGGAGCGTATCTTAAAGGTTGCCAAGGTTAAGCCAGCCGTTCATCAAATGGAGCTTCATCCCTTCTTACCTCAAACTGAATTTGTCGAAAAGCATAAGAAGCTTGGTATCCACGTCACCGCCTACTCACCTTTTGGCAATCAAAACACCATTTACGAAAGTAAGATTCCCAAGCTTATTGAACACGAGACCATTCAAAAGATTGCCAAGTCTAAAGGTGAAGGTGTAACTGGAGCCACTATTGCTGTTTCTTGGGCAATTACCCGTGGTACTTCTGTAATTCCCAAATCCGTTAATGAACAACGTATCAAGTCTAACTTCAAATACATTCCTCTCACCAAGGAGGATATGGACGAAATTAATAGTATCGGTATTCGTGCCCGTTTTAACCAAGCTACTTTTAGCAATGAACCTGTTTTTGCCGGCTTGGAAGACGGTCGTACTTAA
- the gpm1 gene encoding monomeric 2,3-bisphosphoglycerate (BPG)-dependent phosphoglycerate mutase (PGAM), Gpm1, with amino-acid sequence MTTEAAPNLLVLTRHGESEWNKLNLFTGWKDPALSETGIKEAKLGGERLKSRGYKFDIAFTSALQRAQKTCQIILEEVGEPNLETIKSEKLNERYYGDLQGLNKDDARKKWGAEQVQIWRRSYDIAPPNGESLKDTAERVLPYYKSTIVPHILKGEKVLIAAHGNSLRALIMDLEGLTGDQIVKRELATGVPIVYHLDKDGKYVSKELIDN; translated from the coding sequence ATGACTACCGAAGCTGCACCTAACTTGCTCGTCCTTACCCGTCACGGTGAATCCGAATGGAACAAGTTGAACTTGTTCACTGGTTGGAAGGACCCTGCCTTGTCCGAGACTGGTATTAAGGAGGCCAAGCTCGGTGGTGAGCGCTTGAAGTCTCGTGGCTACAAGTTTGACATTGCCTTCACCTCTGCTCTTCAACGTGCCCAAAAGACCTGCCAAATCATCTTGGAGGAGGTTGGTGAGCCCAACTTGGAGACCATCAAGAGCGAGAAGCTCAACGAGCGTTACTACGGTGACTTGCAAGGTTTGAACAAGGATGATGCTCGTAAGAAATGGGGTGCTGAGCAAGTCCAAATCTGGCGCCGTTCTTATGACATTGCTCCTCCCAACGGTGAGTCCTTGAAGGACACCGCCGAGCGTGTCTTGCCCTACTACAAGTCCACCATTGTCCCTCACATCCTTAAGGGTGAGAAGGTTCTCATTGCCGCTCACGGTAACTCTCTCCGTGCCTTGATCATGGACTTGGAGGGTCTTACTGGTGACCAAATTGTCAAGCGTGAGCTTGCCACTGGTGTCCCCATTGTCTACCACTTGGACAAGGACGGCAAGTACGTCTCCAAGGAGCTCATTGACAACTAG
- the mug106 gene encoding protein mug106 translates to MSIKVEWIKFTRLKKCATLLVQLSLLRYRYMVLAYNHKFDCIVVTIYCGCLFWFSNGALFTEGKARDRGRWAKATMKKNYGVKLKIFLFTILLAFETNTFTPYTSTFSHFARGCL, encoded by the coding sequence ATGTCAATCAAAGTCGAGTGGATCAAGTTTActagattaaaaaaatgcgCAACCCTTTTAGTGCAGCTTTCTTTGTTACGCTATCGTTACATGGTACTTGCCTATAACCATAAATTTGATTGCATCGTTGTTACTATTTATTGTGGTTGTTTGTTTTGGTTTAGTAATGGCGCTTTGTTTACGGAGGGAAAAGCACGCGACCGGGGTCGTTGGGCAAAGGCCAcgatgaaaaagaattatggCGTTAAgctaaaaatatttcttttcacaATTTTATTAGCATTTGAAACGAACACATTCACCCCATACACCTCCACCTTCTCCCATTTTGCACGAGGATGCCTTTGA
- the etr1 gene encoding enoyl-acyl-carrier-protein reductase etr1 produces MSFFKTAVRRFSSTSITRGMAKAIAYSEYGNPKEVLRAVSYNVPKCSKNQVNVRFLASPINPSDINQIQGVYPSKPPFTNDVCSSKPSAVAGNEGLVEVVDVGDQFKGTFSPGQWAILGSVNLGSWRTEMNIDGRSLVPVDKSAFPSIAEAATLSVNPCTAYCLLQHVVQLNKGDWFIQDGANSMVGIATIQLAKHFGYKSINVVRNRPDIEKLKEQLKSLGATIVITDEELMDRKTMKQKVPEWIQGGEVKLGIDCVSGRVAAEMAKYMSKGATMATFGGMSRQPLPVPVSLLIFKNLKFHGFWVTKWKSEHPEEFLKIIHKVEDFYRNGTLKTVNTELVSLKEDADEKTFLDTFLNAIEGHGKKIIKFEH; encoded by the coding sequence atgtctttctttaaaaccGCTGTTCGTCGCTTTTCATCCACTTCAATTACTAGGGGAATGGCGAAAGCAATTGCATATTCAGAATACGGTAATCCAAAAGAGGTTTTGCGAGCCGTATCCTATAATGTGCCCAAGTGTTCAAAGAATCAGGTGAATGTTAGGTTTTTGGCTTCTCCCATCAACCCATCTGATATTAATCAAATCCAGGGCGTTTACCCTTCTAAACCCCCTTTCACCAACGATGTTTGCTCCTCCAAACCCTCTGCTGTCGCTGGAAACGAAGGTTTGGTCGAGGTTGTCGATGTTGGGGATCAGTTCAAGGGTACTTTTTCTCCAGGCCAATGGGCAATCCTAGGATCCGTCAACTTGGGTTCTTGGAGAACGGAAATGAACATTGATGGAAGATCTCTCGTCCCTGTTGACAAGTCGGCCTTTCCCAGTATCGCCGAAGCTGCCACGCTTTCTGTGAATCCCTGTACAGCATATTGTTTACTTCAACATGTTGTCCAATTGAACAAAGGCGACTGGTTTATTCAGGATGGCGCAAATAGTATGGTTGGAATTGCAACGATTCAATTAGCAAAACACTTTGGCTACAAAAGTATTAACGTTGTCCGAAATCGTCCCGATATTGAAAAGTTAAAGGAGCAACTTAAGTCCTTGGGTGCTACTATCGTCATTACTGATGAAGAGCTGATGGATCGCAAAACCATGAAGCAAAAGGTCCCTGAATGGATTCAAGGGGGAGAGGTAAAACTGGGTATTGACTGTGTTAGTGGACGTGTAGCGGCTGAAATGGCCAAGTACATGTCCAAAGGAGCCACTATGGCAACCTTTGGAGGAATGTCTCGTCAGCCTCTACCTGTCCCGGTGTCTTTAttgatatttaaaaatctaaaatttcATGGCTTCTGGGTCACCAAGTGGAAATCTGAGCACCCAGAagagtttttgaagattaTTCACAAAGTTGAAGACTTTTATCGTAATGGCACTTTAAAAACCGTCAACACTGAATTGGTTTCTCTTAAAGAAGATGCCGATGAAAAAACTTTCCTTGATACATTTCTCAATGCTATTGAAGGACAtggcaaaaaaataataaaatttgaacaCTAA
- the pda1 gene encoding pyruvate dehydrogenase e1 component alpha subunit Pda1, giving the protein MFRTCTKIGTVPKVLVNQKGLIDGLRRVTTDATTSRANPAHVPEEHDKPFPVKLDDSVFEGYKIDVPSTEIEVTKGELLGLYEKMVTIRRLELACDALYKAKKIRGFCHLSIGQEAVAAGIEGAITLDDSIITSYRCHGFAYTRGLSIRSIIGELMGRQCGASKGKGGSMHIFAKNFYGGNGIVGAQIPLGAGIGFAQKYLEKPTTTFALYGDGASNQGQAFEAFNMAKLWGLPVIFACENNKYGMGTSAERSSAMTEFYKRGQYIPGLLVNGMDVLAVLQASKFAKKYTVENSQPLLMEFVTYRYGGHSMSDPGTTYRSREEVQKVRAARDPIEGLKKHIMEWGVANANELKNIEKRIRGMVDEEVRIAEESPFPDPIEESLFSDVYVAGTEPAYARGRNSLEYHQYK; this is encoded by the coding sequence ATGTTTCGAACTTGTACGAAGATTGGAACAGTTCCCAAGGTTCTTGTGAACCAAAAGGGCTTGATCGATGGCCTTCGTCGGGTCACCACAGACGCAACCACTTCTCGTGCCAATCCGGCTCATGTGCCTGAGGAACATGACAAGCCATTTCCTGTTAAATTAGATGATAGTGTATTCGAAGGATACAAGATCGATGTCCCTTCTACTGAAATCGAAGTTACAAAGGGAGAGTTATTGGGTTTGTACGAGAAGATGGTGACTATTCGTCGTCTAGAACTTGCATGCGATGCCTTGTATAAGGCTAAGAAGATTCGTGGATTCTGTCATCTTAGCATTGGCCAAGAAGCTGTAGCTGCAGGAATTGAAGGTGCTATTACACTTGACGACAGTATTATCACATCTTATAGATGCCACGGTTTTGCTTATACCCGTGGTTTGTCAATTCGAAGCATTATTGGTGAGCTCATGGGACGTCAATGTGGTGCTTCCAAGGGCAAGGGTGGTTCTATGCACATTTTCGCCAAAAACTTCTATGGTGGTAATGGTATTGTTGGTGCTCAAATTCCTTTGGGTGCTGGTATTGGTTTCGCACAGAAGTATCTTGAAAAACCCACTACTACTTTTGCTCTATATGGTGATGGTGCATCTAACCAAGGTCAAGCTTTCGAGGCCTTCAACATGGCCAAATTATGGGGTCTTCCCGTTATTTTTGCTTGTGAAAACAACAAATACGGTATGGGTACTAGTGCTGAACGCTCTTCTGCCATGACTGAGTTCTACAAACGTGGACAGTACATTCCCGGTCTTTTGGTTAACGGTATGGATGTTTTGGCTGTTTTGCAGGCTTCAAAGTTTGCTAAGAAGTACACTGTTGAAAACTCTCAACCTCTGCTTATGGAATTTGTGACTTATCGTTATGGTGGTCACTCCATGTCCGATCCCGGTACTACTTATCGTAGCCGTGAAGAAGTGCAAAAAGTACGTGCTGCTAGAGATCCTATTGAGGGTTTGAAGAAGCACATCATGGAGTGGGGCGTCGCTAATGCCAATGAGCTTAAAAACATTGAGAAGAGAATCCGTGGTATGGTTGATGAGGAGGTTCGTATCGCTGAAGAAAGCCCTTTCCCCGATCCTATTGAGGAGAGTTTGTTTTCAGATGTTTACGTTGCAGGAACTGAACCCGCTTACGCCCGTGGTAGAAATTCCCTGGAATATCATCAATATAAGTAA
- the pnn1 gene encoding putative pinin-like protein ppn1 yields the protein MDERREELSAKSTVQNVKISEAPILDGKVNNEDSHMEIDQPEGSMEEDDHRQVKEKNTSENSVEQKRGRRMFGALLGTLGKFQQESEREQKSARKVKRAELEEKLAKRREQELQELEKQEKIEAEILESRLQEQRKVALDELELDRNDLKKVLDNKKSYYLRTKTQPSLFYRPYYLLPSQRTQLEQMKSEAP from the exons ATGGATGAGAGGCGCGAGGAATTGTCTGCAAAATCGACAGTGCAAAATGTTAAGATATCGGAAGCTCCAATCTTAGACGGAAAAGTTAATAATGAAGACTCCCATATGGAAATTGATCAGCCAGAAGGCTCAATGGAAGAAGATGACCATCGtcaagtaaaagaaaagaacaCCAGTGAAAACTCAGTCGAACAGAAACGAGGAAGAAGGATGTTCGGAGCTTTACTGGGAACTTTGGGCAAATTTCAGCAAGAGTCGGAACGTGAGCAAAAATCTGCAAGGAAAGTTAAACGCGCGgaattggaagaaaaacttGCGAAAAGGAGAGAGCAGGAGCTTCAGgaattagaaaaacaagaaaaaatagaagcCGAAATTCTTGAAAGTCGGTTACAAGAGCAACGCAAAGTCGCTTTGGATGAGCTGGAACTTGATAGG aatgatttaaagaaagttctggataacaaaaaatcttaTTATTTACGAACTAAGACACAGCCTTCCTTATTTTATCGACCGTACTATTTACTTCCTAGCCAGCGAACTCAACTTGAGCAAATGAAGTCTGAAGCGCCTTAA
- the sec74 gene encoding guanyl-nucleotide exchange factor Sec74, with product MDESSRIASSSALHGLDEMVSAHKPSPPLPSRRKGKSALRSALEKKNRKSKSKPKVTITSDTPKVSSQHSPVSSAYTGDSTTDLDSKSGHSSSQKLSNKVSSALKLTIPKRWRSSKSSSSQCSSPFLPTSSSNGHGDDASLNLPDKKSRPSSQSSIFLSNWSTIFSSNASPTDSQLSPTHTSTIAELAASTLSIFPSGSYAGSTFGSPSRSSIDSSTYLPRSKSVNSLSSNFSARTPASNQSSVSEDFGAAPNCDHKHNSVTLSDFALPDIDQHDTVETILEKVEFTIPKQFTPAILSQGTSSLLKLCLRKYLSVVNFKCISLDMALRKFLAVYVLPNETQQIDRVLSTFSDQYFHCNPDLYDSSDECYILTFSLMILHTDFFNIHNRQKMTRAEFISNTNLPTILPEILECFYDNITYTPFVHVEHIGCVVTSPSNEKPSLSQRLGDSQFRLTKRNTFATESDHQALQEQLTGFRINLDSILDLKKIDSVRTSIESPTRTADDLYKEFARAPFLQIVSHRSQPQAFSYHFEPSAESESTNPAIINVKVFKLGILIQNEKVRKDRLLSNREVGVILTSSQLMFFKNVYWISGLLDQLEDFKRSHSFSPCYFSPHLTSLSADYIIPLSDLVAYGDGSRIENELYSFSVKQKNQRTHVFSVTNVDELNDWLVKINFVSTFATAGLAPRERLPCVESSDKSIKASVSVLPDIYEDSDAMSKASKETRSEVLECSKVRVYIVQNRIYKLEEALRQGESKMTVQRRNAANILHLEPIQSRTRIRLARCSNTLKKNMLAQMIEIQKFKISIKFLKEDLEMDSHLQDYLRSVFPSSVMGKENASEDTILESNFRNHSNPSVRRSNLRVGKTVESVQNTKLKSVENDSGKAETETVGKNPEVVRKSPAKLPNIANIMTVNGHRYSVVELPDDFLRE from the coding sequence ATGGACGAATCTTCTCGTATAGCTTCTTCTTCCGCTTTGCATGGTTTAGATGAGATGGTTTCTGCTCATAAGCCGTCTCCTCCCCTTCCTTCCCGGAGAAAGGGTAAGTCTGCCCTGCGTAGCGCTttggagaaaaaaaatagaaagtCCAAATCTAAGCCAAAAGTTACGATCACTTCGGACACCCCCAAGGTCTCCTCTCAACACTCCCCAGTCTCTTCCGCATACACCGGAGATTCGACTACCGATTTGGATTCAAAATCTGGTCACTCCTCTTCCCAGAAACTTTCCAATAAAGTCTCTTCAGCCTTGAAGCTCACCATACCGAAGCGTTGGCGCTCTTCCAAATCTAGCTCGTCACAATGCTCCTCCCCTTTCTTACCAACCTCCTCCTCCAACGGACATGGCGATGATGCATCGTTGAACTTGCCTGATAAAAAATCACGTCCTTCTAGTCAGTCTTCAATCTTTCTTTCCAATTGGTCGACAATCTTTTCCTCAAATGCTAGTCCCACAGATTCGCAGTTATCTCCAACGCATACCTCTACCATCGCTGAGTTAGCTGCTTCTactctttcaatttttccATCCGGCTCTTATGCGGGCTCGACATTCGGATCTCCTTCCCGTTCTTCAATCGACTCCTCTACCTACTTACCTCGTTCGAAGTCTGTAAAttctctttcttcaaaCTTCAGTGCGCGAACGCCGGCTTCAAATCAGTCTAGCGTATCTGAAGATTTTGGTGCTGCACCAAATTGTGACCATAAACATAATTCTGTTACTCTTTCGGATTTCGCACTGCCAGATATAGATCAGCATGACACCGTTGAAACCATCTTGGAGAAGGTGGAATTTACAATTCCTAAGCAGTTTACTCCTGCCATATTGTCGCAGGGAACTTCATCACTTCTAAAACTTTGCCTGAGAAAGTATTTGTCTGTGGTCAACTTCAAATGTATTTCGTTAGACATGGCTCTTCGCAAGTTTCTTGCTGTCTATGTTCTTCCTAATGAGACCCAGCAAATCGATAGAGTTTTGAGCACATTTTCAGACCAATACTTTCATTGCAATCCCGATTTATACGATTCTTCTGATGAATGTTACATACTTACGTTTTCTTTAATGATTTTGCATACGGACTTTTTCAACATCCATAATCGACAAAAGATGACTCGTGCCGAGTTCATCTCTAATACTAATTTGCCAACCATTCTTCCAGAGATATTAGAATGCTTTTACGATAATATTACCTACACTCCATTTGTTCATGTAGAGCATATTGGTTGTGTTGTGACTTCTCCTTCTAATGAAAAACCATCTTTGTCACAAAGACTAGGAGATTCTCAATTTCGTCTTACTAAACGAAACACATTTGCTACCGAAAGTGACCATCAGGCTTTACAAGAACAGTTGACGGGTTTCCGTATTAATCTAGATTCTATATTagacttaaaaaaaattgacaGTGTCCGTACGAGTATTGAATCTCCTACTCGCACTGCTGATGACTTATACAAAGAGTTTGCTAGAGCCCCATTTTTGCAGATCGTCTCGCACCGATCACAGCCCCAAGCGTTTTCTTATCACTTTGAACCGAGTGCAGAAAGCGAAAGCACCAATCCTGCGATAATAAACGTCAAAGTTTTCAAACTTGGCATACTCATTCAAAATGAGAAGGTTCGAAAAGATCGCCTTCTTTCCAACAGAGAGGTGGGTGTCATTTTAACAAGCTCGCAGTTGATGTTCTTCAAAAACGTATATTGGATAAGTGGATTACTGGATCAGTTGGAAGACTTCAAAAGAtctcattctttttctccttGCTATTTTTCGCCTCATTTAACTTCACTTTCTGCTGATTACATTATCCCATTGTCTGATTTAGTTGCATACGGTGATGGTTCTCGTATAGAAAATGAACTGTATTCCTTCAGTGtcaagcaaaaaaatcagaGAACTCATGTCTTTTCTGTTACTAATGTAGACGAATTAAATGACTGGTTGGTGAAGATAAATTTTGTGAGTACGTTTGCTACTGCGGGTCTAGCTCCTCGTGAGAGGCTTCCGTGTGTTGAATCGTCTGATAAGAGCATCAAGGCTTCCGTTAGTGTTCTTCCCGACATATACGAAGATTCGGATGCGATGTCGAAAGCTTCAAAGGAAACCAGGAGTGAAGTATTAGAGTGTTCCAAAGTTCGTGTGTATATTGTGCAAAATagaatttataaattagaaGAAGCTTTAAGGCAGGGGGAATCAAAAATGACTGTACAGAGAAGAAATGCTGCCAATATATTACATCTTGAACCTATTCAATCTCGGACCCGAATTCGTTTAGCAAGATGTTCGAATAcgttgaagaaaaatatgctAGCCCAGATGATAGAAATtcagaaatttaaaatttctattAAATTCTTGAAGGAGGATTTAGAAATGGACAGTCATCTACAGGATTACCTTCGATCTGTTTTCCCGTCTTCCGTTAtgggaaaagaaaatgctAGTGAAGATACAATTTTGGAATCTAATTTCCGTAACCACTCAAATCCTAGTGTTCGAAGAAGCAATCTACGAGTTGGTAAGACTGTGGAGTCTGTGCAAAATACGAAATTGAAGTCAGTTGAAAACGACTCTGGAAAAGCAGAAACTGAGACTGTTGGAAAGAATCCTGAGGTAGTTAGGAAATCGCCTGCTAAATTGCCGAATATTGCTAATATAATGACTGTGAATGGACATCGTTACAGTGTTGTTGAACTCCCCGATGATTTTTTGCGTGAGTAG
- a CDS encoding yippee-like protein, whose translation MGRYYPVHLKSRCYVCAKCKTHLAFKGHLLSHDYRGKNGPACLFKRVENVIEMEPKTEQMSTGRFIVRHIHCCRCHTYIGWKYVSSYEPSQKFKDGHYILEMQDAVLQRDDPEPDDCFIHPPITFLSSSFS comes from the coding sequence ATGGGTCGCTACTATCCCGTCCATCTCAAAAGTCGATGCTATGTTTGTGCAAAGTGTAAAACTCATTTGGCTTTTAAGGGCCACCTGCTCAGTCACGATTATCGGGGTAAAAATGGTCCTGCCTGTCTGTTCAAAAGGGTAGAGAATGTCATTGAGATGGAGCCGAAAACGGAACAAATGAGCACGGGTCGTTTTATTGTTCGTCATATTCATTGTTGTCGTTGCCATACTTATATTGGATGGAAGTACGTTTCTTCCTACGAACCATCCCAAAAGTTTAAGGATGGCCATTATATTTTAGAGATGCAAGATGCTGTTTTGCAAAGAGATGATCCTGAACCCGACGATTGTTTCATTCATCCTCCCATCACCTTCctctcttcttctttttcttga
- the mic10 gene encoding MICOS complex subunit mic10 encodes MSTSQSSEQTLNYQWDVCLSNMVVQSGIGLGAGIVSSVLFFRRAAWPVWGGLGFGLGKSYADSNARLRTFHAIPKQLPASSTQKKD; translated from the exons ATGTCAACCTCTCAATCAAGTGAACAGACACTCAATTACCAG TGGGACGTGTGTCTTTCCAACATGGTCGTGCAATCCGGTATTGGGTTAGGCGCAGGTATTGTGAGCTCTGTGCTTTTCTTTCGTC GTGCTGCTTGGCCAGTATGGGGAGGCCTTGGTTTTGGTTTAGGAAAATCGTATGCCGACAGCAATGCTAGACTTCGCACGTTTCATGCCATCCCCAAACAACTACCAGCTTCTTCTactcaaaaaaaggattaa